One window from the genome of Oryza glaberrima chromosome 3, OglaRS2, whole genome shotgun sequence encodes:
- the LOC127767349 gene encoding putative receptor protein kinase ZmPK1 isoform X1 → MKQGGMRRNWTYCSFGHPFNPPMAPFFSILPALSFLALLPIVMSRDKIPLKSSLSVDDYQNDVLQSADGTFSCGFLTIYSNAFAFSIWYTNSKNKTVVWTANRGRPVHAKRSVVTLQKDGAMVLKDYDGTVVWQSDSNSIDVQYAQLLDTGNLVMKNSSGKVVWQSFDSPTDTLLPTQKITAATKLVSTTGLYVPGHYTFHFTDSSILSLMYDDADVHEIYWPDPDRGEYGNKRNRYNNTRMGFLDDNGDFVSSDFADQQPFSASDKGSGIKRRLTLDHDGNLRLYSLSNGEWLVSWVAISQPCNIHGLCGPNGICHYSPTPTCSCPPGYEMNSHGNWSQGCKAIVDISCSVAKVQFKFVHLPDTDFWGSDQQVVKPVSWQACMDICRSDCNCKGFQYLKGEGTCFPKSFLFNGRAYPSHFVSPRNMYLKIPISMNISGMPVSQSNVLDSRKHSLNCDQMDEKTRELFPDVHKTSQGETRWFYLFGFAGAIFILEVFFIGFAWFFVSRWDLDALEIQAVEQGYKVMASNFRRYNYKELAKATRKFKCELGRGGSGIVYKGTLDDGRVVAVKMLENVRQCEEEFQAELRIIGKINHMNLVRIWGFCSENSHRMLVTEYIENGSLANILFNENILLEWRQRFNIAVGVAKGLAYLHHECLEWVIHCDVKPENILLDGNFEPKIADFGLAKLLNRRGSNQNVSRVRGTIGYIAPEWISSLQITAKVDVYSYGVVLLELVSGKRVLDLATSANEEVHVVLRRLVKMFANNLSGNEPSWIAEFVDCRLSGQFNYTQVRTMITLAVACLDEERSKRPTMESIVQLLLLVDESCSSNVLCPEMPTRWTTGHAKANASFCIHSL, encoded by the coding sequence ATGAAGCAAGGAGGTATGAGAAGAAATTGGACATACTGCTCCTTTGGTCATCCTTTCAATCCACCCATGGCACCCTTCTTCTCCATCCTCCCTGCTCTATCATTCCTTGCTCTGCTCCCAATTGTCATGTCTCGTGACAAGATACCACTAAAATCCTCTCTATCTGTTGATGATTACCAGAATGATGTCCTACAGTCAGCTGATGGCACTTTCTCCTGCGGCTTCCTCACCATCTACAGCAATGCTTTTGCCTTCTCAATATGGTATACCAACTCAAAAAACAAGACTGTTGTCTGGACCGCGAACCGTGGACGCCCTGTGCATGCTAAGCGCTCTGTTGTTACCCTGCAGAAGGACGGTGCCATGGTTCTCAAGGACTACGATGGCACTGTGGTGTGGCAATCAGACAGCAACTCAATTGATGTCCAGTATGCTCAACTTCTGGACACTGGGAATCTTGTCATGAAGAACTCGAGTGGTAAGGTTGTATGGCAAAGTTTTGATTCACCCACAGATACTCTGCTACCAACTCAAAAAATCACTGCAGCTACAAAGTTGGTCTCTACTACTGGTTTATATGTTCCTGGTCACTACACATTTCATTTCACGGATTCATCAATACTGTCACTTATGTATGATGATGCTGATGTTCATGAAATATATTGGCCAGATCCTGACCGTGGAGAGTATGGAAATAAGAGGAACCGTTATAACAATACTAGGATGGGGTTTCTTGATGATAATGGGGATTTTGTTTCAAGTGATTTCGCTGATCAGCAACCATTTTCTGCTTCTGATAAAGGTTCAGGGATCAAGAGAAGGCTTACTCTAGACCATGACGGTAATCTCCGTCTCTACAGCTTGAGTAATGGGGAATGGTTGGTTTCCTGGGTCGCAATATCTCAACCATGCAATATTCATGGTTTGTGTGGTCCAAATGGAATCTGTCATTACTCGCCTACGCCTACATGTTCTTGTCCACCAGGCTATGAAATGAATAGTCATGGTAATTGGAGCCAAGGTTGTAAGGCTATAGTAGACATCTCCTGTAGTGTTGCAAAAGTTCAGTTTAAGTTTGTGCATCTTCCTGATACTGACTTCTGGGGATCTGATCAACAGGTTGTTAAACCTGTATCTTGGCAGGCTTGTATGGACATATGCAGGAGTGATTGTAACTGTAAAGGTTTTCAGTACCTAAAAGGGGAAGGGACATGCTTTCCAAAATCATTCCTTTTCAATGGAAGGGCATACCCATCACACTTTGTGTCACCACGCAATATGTATCTTAAGATCCCTATAAGCATGAATATTTCAGGTATGCCAGTATCCCAATCCAATGTGCTTGATTCAAGAAAACATAGCCTTAATTGTGATCAGATGGATGAAAAAACTAGGGAACTATTTCCCGATGTGCACAAGACAAGTCAGGGAGAAACAAGATGGTTTTACTTGTTTGGGTTTGCGGGTGCGATTTTTATTCTTGAAGTTTTCTTTATTGGATTTGCATGGTTCTTTGTTTCAAGATGGGATCTGGATGCATTAGAAATACAAGCAGTCGAGCAAGGTTACAAGGTGATGGCAAGTAATTTCAGAAGATATAATTATAAAGAGTTGGCTAAGGCAACTAGAAAGTTTAAATGTGAGCTTGGAAGAGGAGGCTCAGGTATTGTCTACAAGGGAACCTTGGATGATGGTCGAGTAGTTGCTGTTAAGATGCTGGAAAATGTAAGGCAATGTGAGGAAGAATTCCAAGCTGAGTTGCGCATAATTGGGAAAATTAACCATATGAATCTGGTAAGGATATGGGGATTTTGCTCAGAGAACTCACACAGGATGCTGGTTACCGAGTATATCGAGAATGGGTCATTAGCTAACATATTGTTTAATGAAAACATTTTGCTAGAGTGGAGACAGCGATTTAATATTGCTGTAGGTGTTGCCAAGGGGCTAGCCTATCTCCACCATGAGTGTCTAGAGTGGGTCATCCATTGTGACGTGAAGCCAGAGAATATCCTGTTGGACGGAAATTTTGAGCCTAAGATCGCGGACTTTGGGTTGGCGAAGCTCCTAAACAGACGCGGGTCCAATCAAAACGTGTCTCGAGTGCGAGGGACCATAGGTTACATTGCTCCAGAGTGGATCAGCAGCCTGCAAATTACTGCAAAAGTTGATGTGTATAGCTATGGAGTTGTGCTGCTTGAGCTGGTGTCAGGAAAGCGAGTTCTGGATTTGGCTACAAGTGCTAATGAGGAGGTGCATGTAGTGCTCAGGAGGCTTGTAAAGATGTTTGCCAATAACTTGAGTGGAAATGAACCATCTTGGATTGCGGAGTTTGTGGATTGCAGGCTAAGTGGCCAGTTCAACTACACGCAAGTAAGAACAATGATCACACTGGCTGTCGCGTGCTTGGATGAAGAACGAAGCAAAAGGCCAACAATGGAATCTATAGTGCAGCTGCTCCTTTTGGTTGATGAATCTTGTAGCAGTAATGTTCTATGTCCTGAGATGCCAACAAGGTGGACAACTGGACACGCCAAGGCAAATGCAAGTTTTTGTATTCATAGTTTGTAG
- the LOC127767349 gene encoding putative receptor protein kinase ZmPK1 isoform X3 translates to MKQGGMRRNWTYCSFGHPFNPPMAPFFSILPALSFLALLPIVMSRDKIPLKSSLSVDDYQNDVLQSADGTFSCGFLTIYSNAFAFSIWYTNSKNKTVVWTANRGRPVHAKRSVVTLQKDGAMVLKDYDGTVVWQSDSNSIDVQYAQLLDTGNLVMKNSSDPDRGEYGNKRNRYNNTRMGFLDDNGDFVSSDFADQQPFSASDKGSGIKRRLTLDHDGNLRLYSLSNGEWLVSWVAISQPCNIHGLCGPNGICHYSPTPTCSCPPGYEMNSHGNWSQGCKAIVDISCSVAKVQFKFVHLPDTDFWGSDQQVVKPVSWQACMDICRSDCNCKGFQYLKGEGTCFPKSFLFNGRAYPSHFVSPRNMYLKIPISMNISGMPVSQSNVLDSRKHSLNCDQMDEKTRELFPDVHKTSQGETRWFYLFGFAGAIFILEVFFIGFAWFFVSRWDLDALEIQAVEQGYKVMASNFRRYNYKELAKATRKFKCELGRGGSGIVYKGTLDDGRVVAVKMLENVRQCEEEFQAELRIIGKINHMNLVRIWGFCSENSHRMLVTEYIENGSLANILFNENILLEWRQRFNIAVGVAKGLAYLHHECLEWVIHCDVKPENILLDGNFEPKIADFGLAKLLNRRGSNQNVSRVRGTIGYIAPEWISSLQITAKVDVYSYGVVLLELVSGKRVLDLATSANEEVHVVLRRLVKMFANNLSGNEPSWIAEFVDCRLSGQFNYTQVRTMITLAVACLDEERSKRPTMESIVQLLLLVDESCSSNVLCPEMPTRWTTGHAKANASFCIHSL, encoded by the exons ATGAAGCAAGGAGGTATGAGAAGAAATTGGACATACTGCTCCTTTGGTCATCCTTTCAATCCACCCATGGCACCCTTCTTCTCCATCCTCCCTGCTCTATCATTCCTTGCTCTGCTCCCAATTGTCATGTCTCGTGACAAGATACCACTAAAATCCTCTCTATCTGTTGATGATTACCAGAATGATGTCCTACAGTCAGCTGATGGCACTTTCTCCTGCGGCTTCCTCACCATCTACAGCAATGCTTTTGCCTTCTCAATATGGTATACCAACTCAAAAAACAAGACTGTTGTCTGGACCGCGAACCGTGGACGCCCTGTGCATGCTAAGCGCTCTGTTGTTACCCTGCAGAAGGACGGTGCCATGGTTCTCAAGGACTACGATGGCACTGTGGTGTGGCAATCAGACAGCAACTCAATTGATGTCCAGTATGCTCAACTTCTGGACACTGGGAATCTTGTCATGAAGAACTCGAGTG ATCCTGACCGTGGAGAGTATGGAAATAAGAGGAACCGTTATAACAATACTAGGATGGGGTTTCTTGATGATAATGGGGATTTTGTTTCAAGTGATTTCGCTGATCAGCAACCATTTTCTGCTTCTGATAAAGGTTCAGGGATCAAGAGAAGGCTTACTCTAGACCATGACGGTAATCTCCGTCTCTACAGCTTGAGTAATGGGGAATGGTTGGTTTCCTGGGTCGCAATATCTCAACCATGCAATATTCATGGTTTGTGTGGTCCAAATGGAATCTGTCATTACTCGCCTACGCCTACATGTTCTTGTCCACCAGGCTATGAAATGAATAGTCATGGTAATTGGAGCCAAGGTTGTAAGGCTATAGTAGACATCTCCTGTAGTGTTGCAAAAGTTCAGTTTAAGTTTGTGCATCTTCCTGATACTGACTTCTGGGGATCTGATCAACAGGTTGTTAAACCTGTATCTTGGCAGGCTTGTATGGACATATGCAGGAGTGATTGTAACTGTAAAGGTTTTCAGTACCTAAAAGGGGAAGGGACATGCTTTCCAAAATCATTCCTTTTCAATGGAAGGGCATACCCATCACACTTTGTGTCACCACGCAATATGTATCTTAAGATCCCTATAAGCATGAATATTTCAGGTATGCCAGTATCCCAATCCAATGTGCTTGATTCAAGAAAACATAGCCTTAATTGTGATCAGATGGATGAAAAAACTAGGGAACTATTTCCCGATGTGCACAAGACAAGTCAGGGAGAAACAAGATGGTTTTACTTGTTTGGGTTTGCGGGTGCGATTTTTATTCTTGAAGTTTTCTTTATTGGATTTGCATGGTTCTTTGTTTCAAGATGGGATCTGGATGCATTAGAAATACAAGCAGTCGAGCAAGGTTACAAGGTGATGGCAAGTAATTTCAGAAGATATAATTATAAAGAGTTGGCTAAGGCAACTAGAAAGTTTAAATGTGAGCTTGGAAGAGGAGGCTCAGGTATTGTCTACAAGGGAACCTTGGATGATGGTCGAGTAGTTGCTGTTAAGATGCTGGAAAATGTAAGGCAATGTGAGGAAGAATTCCAAGCTGAGTTGCGCATAATTGGGAAAATTAACCATATGAATCTGGTAAGGATATGGGGATTTTGCTCAGAGAACTCACACAGGATGCTGGTTACCGAGTATATCGAGAATGGGTCATTAGCTAACATATTGTTTAATGAAAACATTTTGCTAGAGTGGAGACAGCGATTTAATATTGCTGTAGGTGTTGCCAAGGGGCTAGCCTATCTCCACCATGAGTGTCTAGAGTGGGTCATCCATTGTGACGTGAAGCCAGAGAATATCCTGTTGGACGGAAATTTTGAGCCTAAGATCGCGGACTTTGGGTTGGCGAAGCTCCTAAACAGACGCGGGTCCAATCAAAACGTGTCTCGAGTGCGAGGGACCATAGGTTACATTGCTCCAGAGTGGATCAGCAGCCTGCAAATTACTGCAAAAGTTGATGTGTATAGCTATGGAGTTGTGCTGCTTGAGCTGGTGTCAGGAAAGCGAGTTCTGGATTTGGCTACAAGTGCTAATGAGGAGGTGCATGTAGTGCTCAGGAGGCTTGTAAAGATGTTTGCCAATAACTTGAGTGGAAATGAACCATCTTGGATTGCGGAGTTTGTGGATTGCAGGCTAAGTGGCCAGTTCAACTACACGCAAGTAAGAACAATGATCACACTGGCTGTCGCGTGCTTGGATGAAGAACGAAGCAAAAGGCCAACAATGGAATCTATAGTGCAGCTGCTCCTTTTGGTTGATGAATCTTGTAGCAGTAATGTTCTATGTCCTGAGATGCCAACAAGGTGGACAACTGGACACGCCAAGGCAAATGCAAGTTTTTGTATTCATAGTTTGTAG
- the LOC127767349 gene encoding putative receptor protein kinase ZmPK1 isoform X4, whose protein sequence is MKDGAMVLKDYDGTVVWQSDSNSIDVQYAQLLDTGNLVMKNSSGKVVWQSFDSPTDTLLPTQKITAATKLVSTTGLYVPGHYTFHFTDSSILSLMYDDADVHEIYWPDPDRGEYGNKRNRYNNTRMGFLDDNGDFVSSDFADQQPFSASDKGSGIKRRLTLDHDGNLRLYSLSNGEWLVSWVAISQPCNIHGLCGPNGICHYSPTPTCSCPPGYEMNSHGNWSQGCKAIVDISCSVAKVQFKFVHLPDTDFWGSDQQVVKPVSWQACMDICRSDCNCKGFQYLKGEGTCFPKSFLFNGRAYPSHFVSPRNMYLKIPISMNISGMPVSQSNVLDSRKHSLNCDQMDEKTRELFPDVHKTSQGETRWFYLFGFAGAIFILEVFFIGFAWFFVSRWDLDALEIQAVEQGYKVMASNFRRYNYKELAKATRKFKCELGRGGSGIVYKGTLDDGRVVAVKMLENVRQCEEEFQAELRIIGKINHMNLVRIWGFCSENSHRMLVTEYIENGSLANILFNENILLEWRQRFNIAVGVAKGLAYLHHECLEWVIHCDVKPENILLDGNFEPKIADFGLAKLLNRRGSNQNVSRVRGTIGYIAPEWISSLQITAKVDVYSYGVVLLELVSGKRVLDLATSANEEVHVVLRRLVKMFANNLSGNEPSWIAEFVDCRLSGQFNYTQVRTMITLAVACLDEERSKRPTMESIVQLLLLVDESCSSNVLCPEMPTRWTTGHAKANASFCIHSL, encoded by the exons ATG AAGGACGGTGCCATGGTTCTCAAGGACTACGATGGCACTGTGGTGTGGCAATCAGACAGCAACTCAATTGATGTCCAGTATGCTCAACTTCTGGACACTGGGAATCTTGTCATGAAGAACTCGAGTGGTAAGGTTGTATGGCAAAGTTTTGATTCACCCACAGATACTCTGCTACCAACTCAAAAAATCACTGCAGCTACAAAGTTGGTCTCTACTACTGGTTTATATGTTCCTGGTCACTACACATTTCATTTCACGGATTCATCAATACTGTCACTTATGTATGATGATGCTGATGTTCATGAAATATATTGGCCAGATCCTGACCGTGGAGAGTATGGAAATAAGAGGAACCGTTATAACAATACTAGGATGGGGTTTCTTGATGATAATGGGGATTTTGTTTCAAGTGATTTCGCTGATCAGCAACCATTTTCTGCTTCTGATAAAGGTTCAGGGATCAAGAGAAGGCTTACTCTAGACCATGACGGTAATCTCCGTCTCTACAGCTTGAGTAATGGGGAATGGTTGGTTTCCTGGGTCGCAATATCTCAACCATGCAATATTCATGGTTTGTGTGGTCCAAATGGAATCTGTCATTACTCGCCTACGCCTACATGTTCTTGTCCACCAGGCTATGAAATGAATAGTCATGGTAATTGGAGCCAAGGTTGTAAGGCTATAGTAGACATCTCCTGTAGTGTTGCAAAAGTTCAGTTTAAGTTTGTGCATCTTCCTGATACTGACTTCTGGGGATCTGATCAACAGGTTGTTAAACCTGTATCTTGGCAGGCTTGTATGGACATATGCAGGAGTGATTGTAACTGTAAAGGTTTTCAGTACCTAAAAGGGGAAGGGACATGCTTTCCAAAATCATTCCTTTTCAATGGAAGGGCATACCCATCACACTTTGTGTCACCACGCAATATGTATCTTAAGATCCCTATAAGCATGAATATTTCAGGTATGCCAGTATCCCAATCCAATGTGCTTGATTCAAGAAAACATAGCCTTAATTGTGATCAGATGGATGAAAAAACTAGGGAACTATTTCCCGATGTGCACAAGACAAGTCAGGGAGAAACAAGATGGTTTTACTTGTTTGGGTTTGCGGGTGCGATTTTTATTCTTGAAGTTTTCTTTATTGGATTTGCATGGTTCTTTGTTTCAAGATGGGATCTGGATGCATTAGAAATACAAGCAGTCGAGCAAGGTTACAAGGTGATGGCAAGTAATTTCAGAAGATATAATTATAAAGAGTTGGCTAAGGCAACTAGAAAGTTTAAATGTGAGCTTGGAAGAGGAGGCTCAGGTATTGTCTACAAGGGAACCTTGGATGATGGTCGAGTAGTTGCTGTTAAGATGCTGGAAAATGTAAGGCAATGTGAGGAAGAATTCCAAGCTGAGTTGCGCATAATTGGGAAAATTAACCATATGAATCTGGTAAGGATATGGGGATTTTGCTCAGAGAACTCACACAGGATGCTGGTTACCGAGTATATCGAGAATGGGTCATTAGCTAACATATTGTTTAATGAAAACATTTTGCTAGAGTGGAGACAGCGATTTAATATTGCTGTAGGTGTTGCCAAGGGGCTAGCCTATCTCCACCATGAGTGTCTAGAGTGGGTCATCCATTGTGACGTGAAGCCAGAGAATATCCTGTTGGACGGAAATTTTGAGCCTAAGATCGCGGACTTTGGGTTGGCGAAGCTCCTAAACAGACGCGGGTCCAATCAAAACGTGTCTCGAGTGCGAGGGACCATAGGTTACATTGCTCCAGAGTGGATCAGCAGCCTGCAAATTACTGCAAAAGTTGATGTGTATAGCTATGGAGTTGTGCTGCTTGAGCTGGTGTCAGGAAAGCGAGTTCTGGATTTGGCTACAAGTGCTAATGAGGAGGTGCATGTAGTGCTCAGGAGGCTTGTAAAGATGTTTGCCAATAACTTGAGTGGAAATGAACCATCTTGGATTGCGGAGTTTGTGGATTGCAGGCTAAGTGGCCAGTTCAACTACACGCAAGTAAGAACAATGATCACACTGGCTGTCGCGTGCTTGGATGAAGAACGAAGCAAAAGGCCAACAATGGAATCTATAGTGCAGCTGCTCCTTTTGGTTGATGAATCTTGTAGCAGTAATGTTCTATGTCCTGAGATGCCAACAAGGTGGACAACTGGACACGCCAAGGCAAATGCAAGTTTTTGTATTCATAGTTTGTAG
- the LOC127767349 gene encoding putative receptor protein kinase ZmPK1 isoform X5 codes for MVLKDYDGTVVWQSDSNSIDVQYAQLLDTGNLVMKNSSGKVVWQSFDSPTDTLLPTQKITAATKLVSTTGLYVPGHYTFHFTDSSILSLMYDDADVHEIYWPDPDRGEYGNKRNRYNNTRMGFLDDNGDFVSSDFADQQPFSASDKGSGIKRRLTLDHDGNLRLYSLSNGEWLVSWVAISQPCNIHGLCGPNGICHYSPTPTCSCPPGYEMNSHGNWSQGCKAIVDISCSVAKVQFKFVHLPDTDFWGSDQQVVKPVSWQACMDICRSDCNCKGFQYLKGEGTCFPKSFLFNGRAYPSHFVSPRNMYLKIPISMNISGMPVSQSNVLDSRKHSLNCDQMDEKTRELFPDVHKTSQGETRWFYLFGFAGAIFILEVFFIGFAWFFVSRWDLDALEIQAVEQGYKVMASNFRRYNYKELAKATRKFKCELGRGGSGIVYKGTLDDGRVVAVKMLENVRQCEEEFQAELRIIGKINHMNLVRIWGFCSENSHRMLVTEYIENGSLANILFNENILLEWRQRFNIAVGVAKGLAYLHHECLEWVIHCDVKPENILLDGNFEPKIADFGLAKLLNRRGSNQNVSRVRGTIGYIAPEWISSLQITAKVDVYSYGVVLLELVSGKRVLDLATSANEEVHVVLRRLVKMFANNLSGNEPSWIAEFVDCRLSGQFNYTQVRTMITLAVACLDEERSKRPTMESIVQLLLLVDESCSSNVLCPEMPTRWTTGHAKANASFCIHSL; via the coding sequence ATGGTTCTCAAGGACTACGATGGCACTGTGGTGTGGCAATCAGACAGCAACTCAATTGATGTCCAGTATGCTCAACTTCTGGACACTGGGAATCTTGTCATGAAGAACTCGAGTGGTAAGGTTGTATGGCAAAGTTTTGATTCACCCACAGATACTCTGCTACCAACTCAAAAAATCACTGCAGCTACAAAGTTGGTCTCTACTACTGGTTTATATGTTCCTGGTCACTACACATTTCATTTCACGGATTCATCAATACTGTCACTTATGTATGATGATGCTGATGTTCATGAAATATATTGGCCAGATCCTGACCGTGGAGAGTATGGAAATAAGAGGAACCGTTATAACAATACTAGGATGGGGTTTCTTGATGATAATGGGGATTTTGTTTCAAGTGATTTCGCTGATCAGCAACCATTTTCTGCTTCTGATAAAGGTTCAGGGATCAAGAGAAGGCTTACTCTAGACCATGACGGTAATCTCCGTCTCTACAGCTTGAGTAATGGGGAATGGTTGGTTTCCTGGGTCGCAATATCTCAACCATGCAATATTCATGGTTTGTGTGGTCCAAATGGAATCTGTCATTACTCGCCTACGCCTACATGTTCTTGTCCACCAGGCTATGAAATGAATAGTCATGGTAATTGGAGCCAAGGTTGTAAGGCTATAGTAGACATCTCCTGTAGTGTTGCAAAAGTTCAGTTTAAGTTTGTGCATCTTCCTGATACTGACTTCTGGGGATCTGATCAACAGGTTGTTAAACCTGTATCTTGGCAGGCTTGTATGGACATATGCAGGAGTGATTGTAACTGTAAAGGTTTTCAGTACCTAAAAGGGGAAGGGACATGCTTTCCAAAATCATTCCTTTTCAATGGAAGGGCATACCCATCACACTTTGTGTCACCACGCAATATGTATCTTAAGATCCCTATAAGCATGAATATTTCAGGTATGCCAGTATCCCAATCCAATGTGCTTGATTCAAGAAAACATAGCCTTAATTGTGATCAGATGGATGAAAAAACTAGGGAACTATTTCCCGATGTGCACAAGACAAGTCAGGGAGAAACAAGATGGTTTTACTTGTTTGGGTTTGCGGGTGCGATTTTTATTCTTGAAGTTTTCTTTATTGGATTTGCATGGTTCTTTGTTTCAAGATGGGATCTGGATGCATTAGAAATACAAGCAGTCGAGCAAGGTTACAAGGTGATGGCAAGTAATTTCAGAAGATATAATTATAAAGAGTTGGCTAAGGCAACTAGAAAGTTTAAATGTGAGCTTGGAAGAGGAGGCTCAGGTATTGTCTACAAGGGAACCTTGGATGATGGTCGAGTAGTTGCTGTTAAGATGCTGGAAAATGTAAGGCAATGTGAGGAAGAATTCCAAGCTGAGTTGCGCATAATTGGGAAAATTAACCATATGAATCTGGTAAGGATATGGGGATTTTGCTCAGAGAACTCACACAGGATGCTGGTTACCGAGTATATCGAGAATGGGTCATTAGCTAACATATTGTTTAATGAAAACATTTTGCTAGAGTGGAGACAGCGATTTAATATTGCTGTAGGTGTTGCCAAGGGGCTAGCCTATCTCCACCATGAGTGTCTAGAGTGGGTCATCCATTGTGACGTGAAGCCAGAGAATATCCTGTTGGACGGAAATTTTGAGCCTAAGATCGCGGACTTTGGGTTGGCGAAGCTCCTAAACAGACGCGGGTCCAATCAAAACGTGTCTCGAGTGCGAGGGACCATAGGTTACATTGCTCCAGAGTGGATCAGCAGCCTGCAAATTACTGCAAAAGTTGATGTGTATAGCTATGGAGTTGTGCTGCTTGAGCTGGTGTCAGGAAAGCGAGTTCTGGATTTGGCTACAAGTGCTAATGAGGAGGTGCATGTAGTGCTCAGGAGGCTTGTAAAGATGTTTGCCAATAACTTGAGTGGAAATGAACCATCTTGGATTGCGGAGTTTGTGGATTGCAGGCTAAGTGGCCAGTTCAACTACACGCAAGTAAGAACAATGATCACACTGGCTGTCGCGTGCTTGGATGAAGAACGAAGCAAAAGGCCAACAATGGAATCTATAGTGCAGCTGCTCCTTTTGGTTGATGAATCTTGTAGCAGTAATGTTCTATGTCCTGAGATGCCAACAAGGTGGACAACTGGACACGCCAAGGCAAATGCAAGTTTTTGTATTCATAGTTTGTAG